The window TGAcagaatacatacatgtatgtctttatATGTTTGAATAATTTCGACACAGTTACTTCCTTACTCTCGATCTCactctcattcaagtcacgagcggtAAGTGTCTTAACTCCGCCTACTACGATATCATTGGACAAGGATCAATCAAAAAGCTTTTACACAAATACGTAGTTCACAGACCTGTATGGTGTTCAGGGGTCAACCAAAAAAGATGTCGATACTACAAATAGCAATTTTTTCAACACAATCAACtacaactttaacaacttaaaaTATTCAGCAGGGTGAttaggatttaaaaaaatttagagattttttttttcaattttatgattAACAGCTATGTttaaaaactctctctctctctctctctctctctctctctctctctccataaaTTCCAAGATTCTGTATGAATAAAGAAATCTGACATGTACAAACGGCTAGTTTCTTTGGCGTTTTAGTAGTGATTTATACAATGTTGATCATGTTGCGTATTGAATTGATGaattatttgacatatttaattGATAGATTATGTTGCGAGCGCGCGTGATGGTTGGGGGACTGAGGAGATCAGTGACACATCTGGTACCCTACACATACAAGCCTGGCTACTTGATTCCTGTAAAAAGAAGTTTTCTAAATCTTTCATGATGgataaaaacaacataaataCAACGTTTCCTACGATAGACAATGTTAAGTTTGATTCATCATATAGCCTGACTTCTACAATTGTCTCTGTGCAGGTACGTATCCATTTacattaattatattaatatgatGTCAGTATCTATtaaaaatctacacaaattggagtctgttaaaaataaaaataataagatcaacttcaatatttttaatttaggcCAATACAAATGTGGCTTGTTTCATTATTTTAGCAAAGTAAGTGtctatataataattaaataccGGCTCTATTTTACTAAACATCTATGTCACCTAGAATTCTTCACTTAAGAATTCATTTGTTCAAACATTTAAATTCAGTCTATAATTCATAATTGCAATCCCTTGTTTAGCTGGACTAAGCTAAAGGTTCTTTTCTGATCTGAATttgtatggggggggggggttctgtcGTCGttgttttcacattttttacattttcatcttcttccaCAGAACTTCTTGGTCAATTTTAACCGAACTTGACACAAGGCATTCCttatcttcccaagtcaagggtttgtCATTTGCTACGCTCAACGGAAAGCCTTTGCCAAATAGGCAGAATGTTACGGGGTTAAAATTTCAGCGCGCTGGTTGCTGTTATAAAAGTTTGCATGGTCCAATATGAAACATTGTTACAAGAATGTTGTTAATTGTgcattgttttataattttgaaacagACTAGAAAGTATTGACTTATTGCTAAGTGATAGTGTGTCGGAACAGGAGGCAATAATGGTTAAAATGAGTAATCTTACAAGATGGCGCATTCGCAAAACCCACATATCTTTTATCTGCTCGGTCAAGAGGTTATTTAGAGCGAGCGATTAAGAAACTCTTGACTTAGGAAGATAGGCGTCCTTCCGTAAATGGAATTAAAATGTGTTCAAGCGAAGGACCATCCCCTCTTCCAAAGAGATCGATAAAAAGAGTTTTTGAAATTTCTCCTCAAACACATTTTGCCCAAAAACAACTGAAACTTGGGTGGAAGGTAGTCTTGATTCAAGTTTGTGTGAAAAGGAAGTCTTGATTCAAGTTTGTGTCGAAGGGTAGtcttgattcaagtttgttaaaattatgATCCCCCACTGTAAGGTTTGGGCACAACGATgggttgaatttttttgtagaaatatACAGAAAACCTTTTTAGAAAGATTCGGAAATCATGTGGCCAGATAAGGTTTAagcttgagtggaagcatcggCATGTACATTGTAGTTCAAATTTAAGATTTAGCGAATCATGATACCCTGAGATAGAAAGGAGCCACCATGGGAGTTGAATCTATACATatgaataaatagagaaaatcttcttaaaaatttcattaacaaACGGGGTTCAATGTTGAACGTAAGATTATGCTgagaaacatttaaaattctttttaagcTACATCTACTGTACCAGTTAGGCTGGCTATTTTGTAATCTAAATCAAAGTAATAGCTATTGTTTCCCAGCTGGTGAGCAGTGCAACCTCTTGTATAAATAAATGTGACAGGTAGAGTCATCTGTTTTTATGTATTAAGGAATTCTAAACCATATAGTTGATTTCCATCTGCTGTGTTTGTAGATGAAAGTTTTCACACCAAACAATGCCGGGTTCGTGTTTTACGCCGGTGGAAGTGCAATGATTGACACATCGTTAGACCGATACGGCGCCATTATATATGGTTACACAGAAACGGAAGTGTTTCTATGGAGACCGGGCAAAGACACATCAAATGGTTATTTGGTCTATGTTGGCGGGAAATGGGGAAATGGAGAAAGCAGCCAGCAGGCTTCTATTGTAGAAGTCACTGTAAAAGTCATAGACTTCGATGGTGCGTATTTACTCTGTGTAACATTTagtgttttaaagaatatatgtTTCACAtgcacattttgaacttcttgtCGTAGTTCGCAAAAAAACATCTGATAAAGACTATATCCAAATTCATCTTCTTCAGGAGTATGCCAATTACCACCAGACATTCCAAACGCAGATGTGACGGTCAACAACAACACGGCTAGATATTTCTGTAATCCAGGGTATTATCAGCTGGAGGATACAGATGACTTCATTTCCTTTGACAACAATAACTGGCAACCTACAAACTTTGAATGCATACgtaaattatcaaatttgatattgattttttaattcccAAACctctgttttatatatttttaatacatgggttgaaaacaatttaatgaGTCCACACATATCGCTATCATTAGCTATATGACATAAAAAGCTTGTTCTACACAGTGCACAGTCCATAGTTAGTGAATTGCGAACAAAAAAGATTGCCTCTGATTCACTCTCACAAATCATCTGACAtcataaaattacatttatgactctaatataattaaattcatacagAATGATGTACTCTGTTTTGATGACAAAGCATCAGTGAACCACCTGTTCTGCATTCTAAACTGTATGAAACAGTTTTTCATACGTTGCCCCTTTTACACGACTCTTACATGTGCATCacttaaaacacaaaaaattcgTAGGTAAATCAGATGAACAACATATGATTCATACGTTGGTAGGGTTTTCTctgtatactacatgtatgtacacaaagtcattatttactGCAAAAACGAAAGTCATTTTGAACATTATTTCTACGTGACGCCAGTATGTAAACCTGACTGAATAAGAGAATGGCGCAGCGACAAATTTGCgtaacaatgaaatatttaaagcaagaatatttttgtatattttatgtgTAGGTATAAATACTGCAGAGGGTAAGCTTATAAATTGGTAAACGAAACGCACCAATGATATGAATTGAAATATAGTACAGgcttaagaattaaaaaataaaatttatttataggCAAATGTTTTGTATGTGATTTTTCCTCTCTTTGGCAGGTAGTAACGTTTTAACACCTGAGTACCGTTTATGTATCTTACCGTTTGTAAATTTGTAAACTTATAGAAATTTGTGAAGCCCCGCTCCCCATACCAAACGCCGAAGTAATGAGATTTAACAACAGAGCAATGTACTCGTGTCGGGAGGGTTATCGCTCTATGTCTGGCAGTAATATAATCAACTGTACAGCGTCTAAATGGCAAAC is drawn from Crassostrea angulata isolate pt1a10 chromosome 5, ASM2561291v2, whole genome shotgun sequence and contains these coding sequences:
- the LOC128183812 gene encoding complement decay-accelerating factor-like; amino-acid sequence: MMDKNNINTTFPTIDNVKFDSSYSLTSTIVSVQMKVFTPNNAGFVFYAGGSAMIDTSLDRYGAIIYGYTETEVFLWRPGKDTSNGYLVYVGGKWGNGESSQQASIVEVTVKVIDFDGVCQLPPDIPNADVTVNNNTARYFCNPGYYQLEDTDDFISFDNNNWQPTNFECIQICEAPLPIPNAEVMRFNNRAMYSCREGYRSMSGSNIINCTASKWQTTTFSCYALSCGPAPNITNADVLVNDDGAMYDCDYGYIPSNTNNRIVCNDSVWSLTDFKCLSTYDIHITVLYSKYHVIVHFPFSI